TTAGTAGGTTCGGTCGCTAAAGACACATACCTGGGTGACCCTGATATCGATGTATTCATTCTTTTTCCGGAAGATTCTCCAAGATCGACATTGGAGAGCGTGGGACTAGCAATCGGGCACAAAGTCATTGGTGGCGAGGAAAGATATGCAGAACACCCTTACATCCACGGAAGGTTCCAAGGATTCCAGGTAGATCTGGTTCCCTGTTACAACCTGTCTAACACTTCACGTATAAAATCAGCTGTGGACAGGACTCCGTTCCACACTGATTATGTTCTATCCAACCTCCGACCCGAACAGCACGATCAAGTACGTCTGTTGAAGCAATTCATGAAAGGGGTCGGAGTCTACGGAGCTGACGCCAAGGTGTGCGGATTCTCCGGATATCTAGCCGAGCTCTTGATATTGAGATATGGAAATTTCGCCTCAACAATAGAGGCAGGTGCCAAATGGAACTCTGGAACGTTACTTTCGATGACCGGGGAACCAATGAATGCTTTCAAGTCACCTTTCGTCTTCATCGACCCGGTCGACAGAAACCGAAATGTGGCATCCGCCCTTACAGCGAATTCGTTCGCCACCTTTATCCATGCATGTCAAGAATTCACAGCGGAAAAGGATCGCCGATTCTTCTTCCCCATAACCGCCAGACCGTTCACCGTACTTCAGCTGGCCGATTCATTGGACCGATACGGGACAAAGGTCGTGGGAGTAAGGACCCAGCGCCCTGACCTGACCGATGACAATCTATATCCTCAGACCCAGAAGACCATGGAGGGGCTGGTGGGTCTTTTGGAACAACATGGATTCAATGTCATCGACCAGACATACCAGGTCGGCCAAAGGATAGTATACACAATGATGCTGGAGTCCGACGAGCTATCGGATTGCACTTTGCATATGGGCCCGCCGGTCTGGGTGGAAAATTCCACCAAATTCCTGGAACGATGGCGGAAGGAAGGGGCAAGCCTTCCATTCATCAAAGATGGACGATGGGCGGTTATGGCCAACAGAGAATACACCAAGGCCGCCGATGTTCTTCGCGACAAGTTCAAGGACGCGGCCCTGGGAAGTGCATTTCGAAAGATGGAGGAGATAGAGGTCCTCGACCACCGACAACTGCTCTCGTCTGGATTCGAAGAAATCCTCAGCAAGATGCTAGATAAGCGGTTTCCCTGGGAAAAGTGACCCGGGACTGGACCTTGGCTCA
The DNA window shown above is from Methanomassiliicoccales archaeon and carries:
- the cca gene encoding CCA tRNA nucleotidyltransferase gives rise to the protein LVGSVAKDTYLGDPDIDVFILFPEDSPRSTLESVGLAIGHKVIGGEERYAEHPYIHGRFQGFQVDLVPCYNLSNTSRIKSAVDRTPFHTDYVLSNLRPEQHDQVRLLKQFMKGVGVYGADAKVCGFSGYLAELLILRYGNFASTIEAGAKWNSGTLLSMTGEPMNAFKSPFVFIDPVDRNRNVASALTANSFATFIHACQEFTAEKDRRFFFPITARPFTVLQLADSLDRYGTKVVGVRTQRPDLTDDNLYPQTQKTMEGLVGLLEQHGFNVIDQTYQVGQRIVYTMMLESDELSDCTLHMGPPVWVENSTKFLERWRKEGASLPFIKDGRWAVMANREYTKAADVLRDKFKDAALGSAFRKMEEIEVLDHRQLLSSGFEEILSKMLDKRFPWEK